A window of Pseudoliparis swirei isolate HS2019 ecotype Mariana Trench chromosome 2, NWPU_hadal_v1, whole genome shotgun sequence genomic DNA:
GATTTACAGGTATGAGATTCCCATTAGAGTGCTAATTGTTTCCACACCATTAGTGACAGTTATCTAATGAAGGATATTTAACCAGGCGCTGTAGTATATCACACAGTTCTTCTCGGTTTAAAAGTGAGAGGCAGTGGACCCCAGTCTATGCCCTTTCCACCTGCACCACCTCAGTGGCATGCAGATTATCACAtccaaactaaagcaaacgcttattttttttaacatttacacTTTCAGCAGATttacaaaacatgtaaaaacacaAGCATACATTTGCAACTATGAACCTTAGTTTGCAATCAACCCCTCTCAgctctttaaaacaaaaacaaagaaagctGTAGGCGAGAGAGAACTGGCTGCATGGCCCTCCTCCAGATATCAGATGACAttttataaacatgaacaacaatTAGCATTGTGTTATGATGCTTGAAACACCATGAATATCTGGACTGGTGCAAATGATCCCAGAGTATGTCAGTCAGGTCCAGGATCAGCTCCTTTCCTCCACATTTCACAAGCCACTCTCTTCCAGCTTCTTCTTCAAACtgcagtgaacataaaatgagTCTCAGTGTTAAAAACAGACAGTCAGGTCGAAATGAACACACTTCAAATTGTACAAATGCTCCAGTCACCTTTTCAGGTAGGCGTGCACATTGTCAAATCCCTGGTATTTTGCCAGGTACACCAACACTCCTGTGGCACAGCGACCATCTCTGGCCCGACAGAAGCTGCAGTTACAGATCCCTCTGCATGGCGGGCACAGCCACTCCTACCACGAACAACAACCAGGAAGTCAGTGAGACCGGCCCAACACACCCACGATCACACAACCTCGCATGTGTTCGGTACTCACCGGATTCAGAAGAGCGTCGCGGACCTCCTCTCCGTAGCGGTTACAAAGACAGGGGCCACAGAACTGACCCCTCACCCCCCTGCACTCTGGATTACGGCAGTTGGTTTTGGTGTCCGTTGTTTTCTGGCGGCACTGGTGGCAAGTGGTGCCCTGAAGATAACGAGAAAAGCGGTCAGGCCAAGAGCTCAACGGGCAAATGCAGCCGCTCAAATCTTTTCAGCATCGCAGCGACTGCGGGACCTACAGTGGCGCGGTTGTAGACTTTATCCCGCACGTTGCCGCAGATGCTCTGCAGCTCTGCCTGCGAGATGTCATCCACAGGCCGCACGACGTGGGGGGTGGCCGTTGCACCTTTGAAAGAGCGGCAACGGGGCTGCGCgtgaaataaatgaagttaATGCCTGTGCTGGTCATGAAGAGAATTAAGAGGTGGCGAGACACGCAGGCAGTTCGTGATGTGACTTACTGGAGAATCAACCTCCTCATAGTAGCGACTTCTGCGAACCAGGCTGAAGCTGTCCTCGGGCTCTTCCTCTGGAGCTGGGCTGGGGGGTCCGTCCACCTGTGTGCGGGACCGCGTGTGGGGACGAGACAAGCGCTCGCCGTTTCTCTGACGAAATCCTGGCATTCCCATTGAGCGGCGGGGTGCTTGGCGAGGCTGGATAAGATAAAACGGTACCTATTTATATCGAGCACTGATAATCTGCGTAATGACAGTCAAATATCTATCGTCAGGTCAAATTACCGTAGAAGATGCAGACATTGCCATCCGTCCTGGGAAAATACCGGGTACTTTGTTCAGCTCTGCCATGAGCTTCGCCAGCTAAAAATACATGAATGAAAAAGTTAAAATGGAGGCTGTTCAGGTCAAAGTTCAGTTCATAAGACCACAAGCTGGGAGTAATTAATGTGAAATGAATAGAGCAAAttgtaccatttctttgttcTCCTTAATATTTATGGCTCTCTTGCTAATGAAGTTCTCCTCTCCGTCAGAGTCGGAGTCCTGCACTTTATTTTGAGGGAGTGGTTCGGATGCAGGCCTCTTTTTGCCCGTCTTCTTGGAGGGGAATGTCATGGCAACCTTCATGACGGTGGACCGGTGGCCACGTCTCAGAGGTTCAGAGTCTACTTTCTGAAAGAGGATGCAATTCACGATGAGGGCTAAACTTCCGTCTGAGGAAGTCCTGAAATATGTTGCAGCTTTAGAAAACGTACCATGGCCTCCATCTGGCTGTTGATGACACTCTCGTCAAACACGCTGCACGCGTCCTCCTCCGATGAAGCCTTGAACGTCTTTGGTTTCTCCGGCGTCCTCCTCCTGAAGCAGCCCCTCTAAACAGAGACGCAATCCTTCGTTGCAGGTGAAGTTGCAAAGACCCCACACGTTCACCACCGCTTCATTAACAGTAGGAAGACGTAGATGTATTGTTGTTACCGTGTTTGCAAAGCCTCCATCAGAGCCAAAGCTATCACAACTGTCatcggaggaagaagaggatgtcTCCATGGGAACCAGAGGCACGATGCGGAAGCTCCTCAAACTCATCCCGGTCGGTGGAGGCCGGGCTGCCAGAGTCTGGACATCATAACAAGTAAGATTAGGAAACAGAGAGGCTTCTGTATCTATACGGtttattaaatgtaattgtCAACATGCCACCTGAGCATTTGAGCCGAAGAGACTTTGACCTCTGAACAAAtgcacatgttcaaactatATGTTTTGTACAATCCCCTAATAATTAATTACAACGTTTTTGTCAGAGGctaaaaaaacagcaaattgcttaatgtttttttccccttgaaaGTTTTACTTAATTCATCAgataaataaatcaacaaacacaaatgtgtcAGATCAAACTTTAGCAAAGTCTTGCAGGAGGAACACACTCCTGTTGAAACCTGGCCAAAAGTAAGCTATTAAAACCAACTGGCATATTTAAATACAACTTGTAGTAGTTGTAGATTAACAAACTAACATTTAGCTTAACATAGCTTAACTTCCTATCTAAACTGATCTTGCCCTTAAAATGGTAACTAAGTTAACTCTTTCTAAGTGGTCATAACGGGATGTTTTATTATCAAGAAGATAATACAGGAGTGT
This region includes:
- the cdca7a gene encoding cell division cycle-associated protein 7a — encoded protein: MPATRSKTLAARPPPTGMSLRSFRIVPLVPMETSSSSSDDSCDSFGSDGGFANTRGCFRRRTPEKPKTFKASSEEDACSVFDESVINSQMEAMKVDSEPLRRGHRSTVMKVAMTFPSKKTGKKRPASEPLPQNKVQDSDSDGEENFISKRAINIKENKEMLAKLMAELNKVPGIFPGRMAMSASSTPRQAPRRSMGMPGFRQRNGERLSRPHTRSRTQVDGPPSPAPEEEPEDSFSLVRRSRYYEEVDSPPRCRSFKGATATPHVVRPVDDISQAELQSICGNVRDKVYNRATGTTCHQCRQKTTDTKTNCRNPECRGVRGQFCGPCLCNRYGEEVRDALLNPEWLCPPCRGICNCSFCRARDGRCATGVLVYLAKYQGFDNVHAYLKSLKKKLEESGL